The Nicotiana tabacum cultivar K326 chromosome 1, ASM71507v2, whole genome shotgun sequence genome segment TTTCCAGccattcggtttgattattaCACTATCTACAAgctattatcttattttttaatctttcacttagcatctattgcctaacaactagcataaaaatagatcacatatttttagaaccacaaaatcaaatttaattgttattaccattttcaaggtaaacagttggGCTTACATTTTCTTTGGCCCAATTTCGAGTCCAGTTCCCTTTCCTTTATCGCTCTTAGATAAATGAAGAATGTTGTTTACTCTCTATATATATGTGATACTAACGTTGTTATTGAATGTTTCTAttatgttttttattattttaggaaCCTAGGAAAACCAAAGCCATAGGTACATTAACAAATAATTTGAGCTTATCTACCATATTCACTGAAGTATTTCAATCATTTACTATTAACAAAATAATAGACTCCATTTTGATTATCACTAACCGTTTTTGTAGAACTTTTTGAGTTTGGACAGATTTGAAAAATGAACTACCTTTTTTCGAAAGAATGAGAACTGAACGGAGGTTTATTAGGCTGtttttaaacaagtaaaaatCAACATAGCTGATAAATGCGAACAAATAACTTCAATGAGATTTACGAAAAAAATATGGCTTCAATGGGAACTGATTTTCAAAGATATATGCGTGATGCATTTCCTAGTATTATTTGTTCCACTATATTACATAACTTAGCCATATTATTTCATGAGACTAAAAATTTAAAACATGGCCATATTTTACAAGTCTTTTCAAACTTTATAGATACAACATTTTTCAAAAGACCTTTTTTACAAAGTACAAAACTTTATAAAATATATGCCCTCTTCTCAAAGTGCACATACCACTTTCTTTCAAAATAAGTAGACTTTAAACAAGACGTAGAATAGTTTTAGACCTTAAGCATTAATCAAGCGGAGTATAGATTTCACTTCCCTAAATCTAGCCTACTACCTCGGGTAGATTTTAGGGGGTGTCTTACACCTTCTCCCTAGAAGACCAAGACCAAGAACCtcaggtaccctagtatacctaaaaatattaggtggcgactctctttgaTCAACAACAGAGGAACCACTACCTAGATCTTATTTTGACCTGTgaaaaatagggtgcaacaacatggtGATTATGCTAGGGACTCACACTTAGGTTCTGACCATAGCATAATTAGGTTAAATCTAGAATTTAGGGATGTTTGTTTATATATTGCTTCAACTGTACTTTAATTGCGCAAATATGTGCTTACTTGTCTTACTTGTTTAATATATACTTATTTGCCTACTTTTAATATCATTATTATTAAAATCCCAATTATCTATTACCGTTTTATATACACTGTCATCAAATTCTTTCTTATCGAGTCTTGACTGTATACTATGACACACAAATGGCACGTGAGGGTTGTCTTTTACAACCCTccaaatctttttttaaaattctcTAGTTTCAAAGAATGGCTTTGGCAGGCCAACTGATATGACATCTAGCACTATTTAGTCCAACTCCAAAATTAGGAGATACTCTACTCTAAAAAAAACATAGGTCATGCTGCATAAGCCTTAGGTGAGTCAGTCATTGGCATTGAATCATGATTAGGAAAGCCACCTTAATGTCAACGGCTCATGCACCAACCGACATGCCTTTTGTGGAATGACAAACCTATCTAGGTGAGACGCTGAAGATCTGGAGCAAACACTTACCAAACATTTTCACCTCTTCAGAATGTAAATCAACCACAACCTCCCCGAAATCACTATGGTCATTGGAGCACCACATAAGCTAAAACAATGATGGAGAAATATTCATCGGTATCAaggagatgagattagaccacaCATGGGTGCAATGACCGCTTTGATTAACATCCAAGCCGACAAGGTCCTTACTAGACCGTTGATAGAATTTTGGGATCCAGTTAAGTTGGTTTTCAAGTTTGCCGAATGTGAATTGAAACCAATATTGGAGGAAGTAACTAACATCACAGAGTTGCCATTTACCAGGAGAAAACCAATATTGTCAGTTGTCATGCCCGACCACAGGTTTCTTCATAATCGGGTCTGACAAACAATAGGAATTTGAGAAGAATTGAAGACGGTTGGGTGAGCTTGGACCAACTATTCGATAGATCCAAACATTGGAAAAGTTACGAATGGCATCTAAAGGAGTTTTAATGTGATCAAGCAACTTGGGAGAGTCTCCATCCCTTAACCTTCTCTCTGCACTATTGGGATTACTAGTATTTTCGCAAAGAAAAGTATGAATCTACATCAACCTGATGTCCCTAGTCTTGACAACCTTTTAGGTAAATTTGCAAGGCACCCTTGTTCCCCTAATATTAGCATAGACACTTCGGGCATTGTCAGCATGCTCCAGAGGATATGACATTTTCAAAGGCTGCAACCTACTACTCCAGGTATGGGCCACAGAACATTTCTTTCAAAGTGAGGCACCCTTCAACTATTTTGTGGGTGTCACTAACATGATTAGGAGTCACAAAGAGAGGATGAGGCATTGGGTCCCACCGCACAGTCATGAGGAGTAGAGAGACATGCTGATCCATCTGAGCGGAGAATGGGTGAACTGGAAACTTTCATTGTTAAGTGACAAGACAATCTTGAGGAGCCCTAGAAAATATTTCATCGAGTTAGTTGGACTTGAAGGAATTCAGTCATATGCACATCTGCGGGTTCTAAGGCAATTTGGGTTGATCCAAGACATGCCCCTCTGGTCGAGGACAACTTTATATCAAGATGACTACAATGGACAAATCCCAATCCCAAGGGTGAAGAGACTTCAAGATGAATGGAATGACTTGATCATGATGCCAATGGGTCAGAATTCCTGGTGCACTCCTGAATACTTCATGTGGACAATGAGGAGGATGAGTTAGCCAGACCTAGTAGAGAGTGACTAACACTAGAGTATTTAGCAGCAGCTCTACAAATATATTACAAGATTTAGCCTCACTATCTCGTTACCACTGCCATGCAACGACAAGTGGTTCTAGGTCGGTCAACCACATGTTGACACCACCGGATAACGATGATCGGGTGATTGGGTACATACATATTAAATCAGAAATAGAGCCGGAAGAGGATCCTAAAGAAGAGCCCGAGTACAACATtgatgaggaggaagaagaaTTTGAAGAGGACCACAAGGAGGAGCCTAAAGAAGAAAGCTTAGGAGGTGACTCAGGGGATGATTATTAGTGGCTAGTTGATTTCCCTTTATCTTGTACCCTTTTTCATTTCTTCAAGGGTAGGCCTATAAGCCCATGAATCTTTTGTGAATGTTGAAAGACAATGTTGTTACCACCGCTCCCAACTATTGTACTCAAAAGCCTATCaatgaaaaatcaaaatttgCTCAAGATCTAAATGTGTCAAAATTTTATTGTTCGACAAACATTCGTGACATAGGCCTACCTCCGGAAAAGAGAGGTCCCTCGCAACATAGAAAACGTGTTTAATTAAATATGTGAACTAATTTCTCTTTGTGCTCATATATGTGCAATATCTAAAACTAACTTCCACTTTTCCTCATTTTAtcgttttattttttatttcccgAAAATCACAGTGTGGGATATtgctgggtatgttgttgttgttgttattttccaaaaatagtgGTTGGTTTGTGTTGATACGTAAAACAAGATGAGCCACCATATAACCTAAGATCAAAAGGTAAAAAGTCTACAACCGATGACCCGGCCAGAAACGCTTTAATAATAGGCAACAACCTAGTGCAATTAGGTGAAAAGGACGACACCCGAAATGATGAGCACGTTGCCAGAATGGCGTAGGGAATAGAGTCGATGAGAGAAGAAGTACAACATATCTGAGAGCTAGCATACTTGGACATGACAACGCTTCCACAACTACCATGCTTCCCTTCATTAAATTCAATCCATGACCATTTCCCTTCAACCACCCGAAAAACAAACAGAACCTCAACCACAGTCACTACCAACCCTAGAACCCAAGCGATACCACCACTAACCCCCGCAAATCTGCCAAATCCCCCTATACATGCCTCTATATCCCGAATTATGTCTAGGCACCACAAAATCCACTAATCACCACCAACTTAGTTCACACCCCTCCTCATGACAATGTCCCTTTTGTCAGCAATCAGATCCAACACATACTTGTGGCACATACCACCACACATGAGCGGTATGCTCCTCCTATATATGCCATATCATAACCTAACCTTACTGTGCTCGCCATGGTCATAGTTCCATAAAAGATAGATCAATATGCCGAGATGGAGAAAGAAGCAAAGTATAAGGAAGAGGAGTCAGTGTCAGAACAATTGCGAGCTTGAGTAAGTAGATGAAGAATCTCTAGGTTGCTCGAGGGAGCGAGAGCCTAGATTATGAGTACTTGTATATACATCCCGATATTGACATGCCCAAAGGGTATAAGCCTCCAAAGTTCGACATCTTCTATAGAACGGGTGATCCTCATGCACATTTGAGGGCCTACTGCAACAACAAGTCGGTCGGggtaagaagaaataaaaagctCAGAATAAAATTGTTTATAAGGAGCCTGACAAGAGAAGTGCTTACTTGGTATACCCGCCAGGATCCCAGGAATTGGAGAGAGTCGCAAGACATGTGGGAGTATTTTATGAACCGTTTCCGGTTTAATACCGAGATCACTCCAGACAGGTCCGCCATAGTGAATTTGCAGAAAAAACCCTTAGAGTCATTTCAGGAGTATGCCCGACGCTGGAGGTTGGAGTCTTCCAGGACCCAACCCCTACTGAACGATAATGATCAAACCAAGTATTACATAAGGGCCCAAGAGGGAATTTACTTTGAACAGATGATGGATATGATGGGTCAAAAATTTCTCGAATTGGTTAAGATGGGAGACTTTTTGAAGAAGGCATCAAATAAGCCAAAATATAGTCAATGGTCGCATTGCAATCTGCCAGCAATGAAATACAATATGGTTCTATAAGCagtgggaaaaagaagaaagagggaaTAAAAACAATTGTTCCCTATTATCAATCAAGTCCTCCTCGCAGAAACAATTCCTACCCCATAAACGTCTATCCCTAACATCAACCCACCTACACTCTAGTATACAATATACAACTGTACTATAATGCCCAACCTCAATACAACCTACCCCAAGCCATATAAATTCAAACCCACCATGACCATATGCCCTAGTTCAAACAACAACCCACCAAAATCAACTCGCCTATGCACCACGGCCATGCCCAAACATTGAAGAAGGAAATCCCAAAACCTACGATCCAATCATTGAACCCTTAGCCCAGTTGTTTGAAAGATTAAAGCTATCCGGGTCAATATACCCAGTGGAATGGAGAATTGCCGACCAACCCTCCAAATATTTTGACACAACCAAGCGTTGTGCTTACCATCCGTTGGTTCCTGGGCATGATGTTGATGATTGCTATATactaaagaagaagaatgagatTGAGCTGTTGATCAAGAGTGGATCCATCCAATGTACATCAGCTTTGCGAATGTGAATCGTAACCCACTTCTGAACCATAGAAATCAAGGAGCTAACATGATTGCATTGGACGAAGATTATTATCTAAAGGGTACCATCATCACAATTAGGAATGTCGAAACTACAAGGGTGCCACCCCGAAAAGCTCCATTAATTACTATATAGTTAAAACCTCCGATGATgttccaaacataccaacaacaGTCCATCGCCACCATCTGAAATGAGAAGAGTCGAGAACACAAAATGGTCCGTGGACATACCAACAGAAAGGAAATGTTAAAAGGACAGACTTTGTAGCAGCTCATAGGATGACCAGGTTAGGAAGGTGTTAAGCTATAGAGGAGATGAAACGAGGGAACCCTAGTAGAGaaaagaatcaaagaagaaacatAATAGATGACGAGGTAgtggagttttggaggaagaTGCCAGTTAAAGATTATTTTGTGGAGGAACAACTAAGAAAGACCCCTGCTCACATATTGATCATGGATCTGCTAATGAGTTCTGACTATTAGAAAGATGATTTGGTAAAGGTGCTAGGTGGAGTAAGTGTGCAAATCAATAGTACCAACGAGGCGTTAGCAGCAACCATTGGAAATATGGTCGAAGCAAACATGATTTCCTTTCGACGAGATGAACTTCTTATAGAGGGTGTGGACCATAACAGAGCTCTGCATATCACAGTCAAGTGCGGGGATAAAGTTATGTCTCGAGTGCTTATCGACGGAGGTTTCATAGTGAACATTTACCCATTATCTACTCTGCGAGAATTGGGTATTCATTTGACGGAGGTGAAGGAAAGCCATGTAAGAGTGAGGGCTTTCCATGGGTCGCAAAAGGATATCATTGGAGAAATCTACTTAGCTTTACATATTGGACTAGTTAAGCTCCTAATATAGTTTAAAGTAATGGATATTTCATCTTCATATAACCCGGTGCTAGTAAGGCCCTGGATACATATGGCAGGGGTAGTTCCTTCCACCCTCCATCGGTGTATGAAGTTCGAGGAGGATTGCCAAGAGATTTTGATACTTGGGGAGTGGAACCGATCAGCTTACCTAGACCATGCAGTCCTCTTCATAAAAGGATTAGATGCGTTCACCTTTCATGCGATTGACATCATGCAGGCAACAGAGATAGAGAAGAATGAGCAGAATCACGGTATACGGTCATTGTATAGGTTAAAGATGGCAATGAGAGAGAGGATGAATTATGGGTATTGAATATGGACTGGGTTGGGAGCCTGATCAAATGGGATAACAGAGCCAATTAAACCAAAAGGGCATAAGGGTACGGCTGGCTTGGGATATCAACCTATAGTGGGAAAGACTAACACCGGTAACCTTAGGAAGAAGATTTTTTACTAGAGTGTGTTCTGGATCTGGGTCAGAGCTCAACACCGAAGGATGACATCATTGATGGAATGGGAATATTGTTCGTGACTATGATTGACGAATGTACGATAAAGTTGATATCAAGACACCAACCATTCAGGATGATGAACTAGGAGAGACCTTGAAAAATTGGACCGCTAGTCTGTCTCTGATTCGTCAGGATTTTTGGTAGTGTGGAATtgtagtaatttttttaaaatgcaCAGTTAATTGAGACATGAAGAGTACCCGTACTTTTTTGTCAGTTGCCTCTTTGAATACTGAGACAttcttttttataaaataaaaagaattattttccCTGAAAACATTTAAAATACATTTTTAGCTCTTGTTTatacttagtttttcttttcGGTAATGAAATTGGTAAAAACATGTGTTTCGCAATTATGTAATGTAACCAAACCCTTGAGATAAATGATCCAGACTACAAAGAGTACGATGAAAGCATGATTCCTGAGAACCTCCCACAAGAGAACGAGCAGTTAGAGAGCCACAAgaagcctaacctcgaagaaacaAAAGTAATCAACTTGGGAAATGAAGAAGACTTGAAGGAAACTCCAATCAGCATCCATCTGAAGATCGAATAAAAGGAAGAACTGGAGGAGCTCCTTTGACGATACATTGATGTATTCGTCATATGATGACATATCCGGACTAAGTACCGTCATCATCTAGCATCGGTTGCCCACAATCCTGCCAGACCGCTAGTCAAGAAAAACCCCAAAAAATTCAAGCCAGATTTGATCCTAAGGATAAAGAATAAGTCACTAAGCAGATAGAGGTGAATGTGGTAAGAGTCATCAATTATTCTATATGGTTGGCAAACATCGTACtagtaccgaagaaggatggaagATTAGGATATGTGTGGACTATAGAGATCTCAACAAAGCCAGTCCAAATGATGATTTTCCTATGCCAAACATTCATATCCTTATTGATAATTGCGAAGCATGAGCTGCAGTCGTTCATGGATTGTTTCTCTAGGTACCACCAGATTCTGATGCACGAAGAATACGCGGAGAAGATGGCATTCACCATTCCATTGGAGtttattgttatagggtcatgccatttaGTCTCAAGATCACTAGTACCatctacatgagggccatgacgaccctctttcacgacatgaaccacaaggaaattgaggtatataTGGATGATGTCATCACTAAGTCTTAAaagatcacaaatcatttgagtGATTTAAAGAAGTTCTTTGAGTATTTGTGAAGgtacagtttgaagttgaatactGCGAAGTGTGCATTCAGAGTTCCTGCAAGGAAACTGTTAGAATTCATCATTAGTAGGAAAAGGTTAGAGTTGGATCCTTCAAAGATCAAGGCCATATAAGACTTGCCACTGCCTATGAGCAAaaaagatgtgatgagcttcctcgACAGATTAAACTACGTTAGCAGGTTCATAGCCTAGTCAACGGTAATCTACAAGCTTATTTCATGTTGTTGAAAAAAGACGTTGCTATAAATTGGAAGGAATAATGTTAGAAAGCTTTCTacaagatcaaggagtatttgTGAATCAACTAGTGTTAGTTCCTTCAAAATCCTAAAAGCTAATGTTATTATACTTGTCCGTTCTAGATAACGCATTTGGGTACGTGTTGAGACAACACGATGAGACTAGAAGAAAGGAGAAAGCATATACTACCTGAGTAAGAATTTCACACCATATGAAGCCTGATATACCTTGTTAGAGCGGACCTGCTGCGCTTTGACTTGGATCGCTCAAAAGATAAGGCACTACATGACAGCATACACCATGCATCTGATATCCCAACTCGACCCGCTCAAGTACATCTTCCAAAAATCAATTCCTACAGGAAAGTTGGCCAAATGGTAGATTCTTCTTAGTGAATTCGATATTGTGTACATAACACAGAAAGCTATCAAAGGGCAAGAGTTAGACGATCATCTTGTAAAGAACCCAGTGGAAAAAGATTACGAGCCACTCATCatatacttcccagatgaagaagtCTTATTCGCAAGGGAGGATATTGCAGAGTCATACCCAGGGTGGAGAATATTTTTTGATGGGGCAGCAAATTtaaaggtgtagggattggggcagtCCTAGTTTATGAGTCAGGGCAACATTACTCGGCTTCATCCAAGATAAGATTCCCTTAGACAAATAATATGGCAAAATATAAAGCATGCATACTTGGTATAAGGATGACTGTTGACATGAACATCAAGGAGCTTCTGGTAATAGGAGACTCTGATCTACTGATACATCAAGTTCAGGGTGAATGGATCACCAAGAATATCAAGATCCTTCCATATTTGCACTACGTGAAAGAATTATGTAAGAACTTTACCAAGATTAAGTTCAAACATGTTcctagaatccagaatgagttcaccGACGCTCTTGCAACCTTCTCATctatgatccagcatccagacAGGAATTACATCGATCCCATCGAGATGGAGGTTCGATATCAGCATGCGTACTATTTCAATGTGGATGAAGAGTCAGACGGTAAGTTGTGGTACTACGACATCAAAAGGTTCCTTGAAGCAAGAGAATATCGAGAGAATGCCACTAGTTGTCAAAAGTGAGCATTGATAAGACTGGAAAATCACTTTTTCCTTAACGGGGAAGTCCTGTATAGGATGACCCCGGACTTGGGTCTGTAAAGGTATGTATATGTCGCTAAAGCAACAAGATTACTGGAAGAGATACATGCAGGAACGTGTGGACCTCACAACTCTATCAAAGAAGATTTTAAGGGTCGAAAACTTTagattgttacaccccatatttttgtatatgaaaatacgacataaataaattaatgagagcccggaagtgagatgtcacatCTTACAgcattacattacggtgatgtcgcGTTttgtagtattaagttacgacgatgtttcaccctgaagtattgtacattaaaattttgttttcagttaaccgatgtaAGACTCGGGAATGAAATCATCTTGACGTTAaagtacttacgctatttataacaagcgataaataagttttatgaaggataaaggggtacacagattaaagaaaatgagtttcattgaaagtggccaatttggaataaaatatgggtcgagcgataatacccgataaatATGAActaataccatgcaaggtaccatatgaccacgacaatataatatataaagtatatatgaagtattttaaaaataaatagaattatgaattttttttaaattatgcgggtaattaattaattaccgggtaatagaacattacccagttaactaataagcggacaaAAACATAACTAATTATGCCTAAAGAAACGTTGCACAAGGTCACTAATTAAGGAATGACTCACTACATATAAGTGAGTCTTATCCAACTTGACAATTTGTCTTAAAGAAACATAAGACTTGGAAAGTCTTAGTAAGAAACATAACCAATTAAACCATTTGTCTTTAGCCTTTAATTCATGACTTTGGTTTGAAACCAAGTCCTAAGAAAATTGTAACCAAGAACGTTAAGTTCTAAAGCAAGAAACATTTACAAGGTAAAAGCTACTGTTATACTACACCAAAGACGTGAAGAGCAGGAACAAATTcgtttcaagaatttcaaaggatTCCAGCAAAATCTCATTCAACTTTCCTTTTGTTGCTTTCAATCACTTTTTGAGATTTTGTGTAATTaccttgttcgttgattctgtttggccatttgcgctcggatgatagggTAATGATGTGATCTtcttgattttcaagtcttcgaggaactttgtgaCTTTTGCGCCTACAAACTGTGGTTTGTTGTGtaggctatctcttttggtatccaAAATCTGCAAATAATGTTCTCATACAAGAAATCTACCACTTCACATtcgccgatcttctgataaggacctgcttcaacccattaagaaaaatagtcagttaaaatcaaaagaaatcttaccttactaGGGGCCGGTGGCAGTTGTGTGACAATATCCAtttcccacttcatgaatggccatggtgacagaACCGAGTGCAGTGGCTCTGCCGGTTGATGTACCAACGGTGCTTAGCATTGAGATTTATTGCCTTTTTGAACATAAGCTTTGGCGTCTTGTTTCATCCGGTGCCAATAATATCCTACCCTTATTAATTTTAGTACTAAGGAATATGCGCCTTAATGATATTCTACAAATCCTTCGTGGACTTCTTGCATAACATAGTTATCTTCAGAGCCTCCCAAACATCGAGCCAACGAGCCTTGGAAAGATCTTATGTACAGTTGTCCTCCTTTAAAACTATATCGCGATGCCTTAGTGCGTAGCTATATCGCGATGCCTTGGGATCTTTAGGCAACTTTTCGTGCTTTAGATAGTCAATGATCTTATTTCTCCAGTCACAGACCTGATTGGTCGCATTTACCTCATAATAGATATCTACGTCCAGCACCGAGTGCATAAGCAGCACGACCGTACCGGAGTCCGATCCTTTCATTTCCGTAGATGAACCAAGGTTAGCTAGTGCATTTGCTTTTGCAACTTTTTAATGCATTTATTTTTTAATGATACACTTGATTACTAATTATTTATGgcaaaaaaaaatcagaatacATGTACATTTTAATTAGCTACATGATTGCACGATTAAGGTAGATGAAGAAGTGGTTAATGAGAATTTTTTATTTCGCCTTATCTTGCATATATAAATGAGGAtttgtgtatttttctttattatgatTAAAGTTTTAAATTAAGGTGCATATTAAGGATTAATCTAATAATCAGGACTTTATACCaagtatgattttttttttggattttaataaaTCAACGCCGCCACAAACATTATCTGACAATGCTTAATGTCCTGGTTTTGTGAGGACTATGCTACGTGAATATGAATTTTGATAATCGATATGAGTTTGTTTAATATGAAGCACGAAACAGCTTACAAATAGCTTGAGATGGTCGAAAGCTTTATCAATTCTTGGTTAGTCTTCATATATATAATTTTCGTTGGATAAAACTGTAATACTTTTCTATTAAGTGTTCGAATTGAAGTCAGAATTTTAAGTTCACGGGAAAAACTACAAACGAGCGTGTGTCTTTTATTCTTGTATCTATCTGCAAAATATTTTATGCATTAAAATTGAGAGATGATCAAGTTTGCATGAATATTATCAATCTAGATTAAAAGATTTCTCTGTTTGAAGTGAAGTTCATGTAATGCCTTTGCGATAAAACGTGCAAAAAAGTAATGTTCACACGTTGCGTTTTACtgtatttcttctttcatttcgtTCTAAAATTTCACggaacatgtatgttaaggccctcccttctttcctTGGACATGGTCCAagttatactgaagaaacgagcaaacacgcagttttcataaattactctattcatagaaatagtaggggtgtctatatttcgattccacatgaaaaatattaaTATCTtttgtttatgggtctcagaataatacgcagttggaaatgTTTATCTAgaaagaatattgagattattacatattttcatgcatttcactcatttatacatgtgcattgacccatgaccatatggcgttatatacacgtatatatgtaaatatatgtatatgggaaaaggttatgacgttatataggcaccaccacatgatcagctggtatatgatgatgatgttaccCACAGTgactgaaatatgattcaaacggcgttatatacacgtatttatatgtatatatatgtatatgggatatgggaaaggttatggcattatatacgcaccatcacctgatcagctggtatatgatgatgatgttgcccatagtggctgaaatatgactcagacggcgttatatacgcatatatatatgtatgtatatatatataaatgggatatgggaatggtgatggcgttatatacgtgcaACAACCTGAttaactggtatacgttgatgagtttgcccacaatggccgatatgatatgatgggatgccctcaaaggctgataatgttatgaaacatgtacctatgcacgacatgacattcatacgcatatgcatgatgctaaaagtaatttataatttacaaagttattcagacttacaggttgagtcatgtactctatatttctttgatgtctcttatgtatttatttatgtgccttatatACTTGGTATATTATTCATAcagacgtcccttttgcctggggacactacgtttcatgccaacaggtcccgatagacaggtcgagagccccccaagtaggctatcagctcagcggaagatgctGGTGtgctctatttgcttcggagttgcttgtttggctgGTATGATTTAGATCTGTATTGTTTGGTATTGCGGGACTCTTTCCTgacctttatgtcatttatgtactcttagaggcttgtagacatatgttgtatacgtgaaagattgtacggccttgtcggcctgtATCTTGAgttataaataattatgttggcctattaggcccttatgtcacgtgtatatgataatgtaataagaaagata includes the following:
- the LOC142163046 gene encoding uncharacterized protein LOC142163046; its protein translation is MAKYKACILGIRMTVDMNIKELLVIGDSDLLIHQVQGEWITKNIKILPYLHYVKELCKNFTKIKFKHVPRIQNEFTDALATFSSMIQHPDRNYIDPIEMEVRYQHAYYFNVDEESDGKLWYYDIKRFLEAREYRENATSCQK